The Halobellus sp. MBLA0158 genome has a window encoding:
- a CDS encoding AAA family ATPase: MTDPARLYDDLQSEASQLLIGQDTAFRYLTIALLTRGHVLLEGVPGVAKTTLAEAFARVSGLDSRRIQMTPDLLPADVTGTKVYRENTGTFELERGPVFANVVIADEINRSTPKTQSALLEAMQERQVTIEGETLDLPLPFILIATQNPIEMEGTFGLPEAQRDRFQLKISLGIPERSGEAEILSRFDSAPDLGPQDLERVVTPDEIRAAQDRVSDVHLSEAVRNYILDIVEQTRATPEVSHGVSPRGGLQLLRAAKANAAIEGRSYTIPDDVKALAVPALAHRLVLSTDAEIGEVKPASIIREILETTTPPSPQASPATSEAVGDGGAVDGQLSASEAADPADWSESAESAESESDSESGADSE; this comes from the coding sequence ATGACTGATCCGGCCCGCTTGTATGATGACTTACAATCAGAGGCTTCACAGCTACTAATCGGGCAGGATACCGCGTTCAGATATCTCACAATTGCCCTTCTCACTCGAGGTCACGTGCTTCTCGAAGGCGTTCCTGGCGTCGCGAAGACCACACTCGCCGAGGCGTTCGCTCGCGTATCCGGTCTCGACTCACGACGAATTCAGATGACGCCCGACCTACTGCCGGCCGACGTCACTGGGACGAAAGTCTATCGGGAAAACACCGGAACCTTCGAGTTGGAGCGCGGCCCTGTCTTTGCAAACGTCGTCATCGCCGACGAGATTAACCGTTCGACCCCGAAGACCCAGAGCGCGTTGTTGGAGGCGATGCAGGAGCGGCAGGTCACGATCGAGGGCGAGACGCTGGATCTTCCGTTGCCGTTCATTCTGATTGCGACCCAGAACCCCATCGAGATGGAAGGCACGTTCGGACTGCCGGAGGCCCAGCGGGACCGATTCCAGCTCAAGATCAGTCTCGGAATCCCCGAACGGAGCGGCGAAGCCGAGATTTTGAGCAGATTCGATTCGGCGCCGGATCTGGGGCCACAGGACCTCGAGCGAGTCGTCACACCGGATGAGATACGGGCGGCTCAGGATCGCGTCAGCGACGTCCATTTGTCGGAGGCAGTGCGTAACTATATCCTGGATATCGTCGAGCAGACGCGGGCGACGCCGGAGGTGAGCCACGGAGTATCGCCACGGGGCGGGCTCCAGTTGCTCCGGGCAGCGAAGGCCAACGCGGCGATCGAGGGGCGATCGTATACAATTCCGGACGACGTCAAGGCACTAGCGGTGCCCGCGTTGGCACACCGGCTCGTGCTGAGTACCGACGCGGAGATCGGGGAGGTCAAGCCGGCATCGATCATCAGGGAGATCCTAGAGACGACGACGCCACCCAGTCCCCAGGCGTCGCCGGCCACGTCGGAAGCAGTCGGAGACGGCGGAGCGGTCGACGGTCAACTGTCCGCCTCGGAGGCCGCGGATCCGGCGGACTGGTCGGAATCGGCGGAGTCGGCGGAGTCGGAATCCGATTCCGAATCGGGCGCGGATTCCGAATAA
- a CDS encoding FtsX-like permease family protein, which translates to MGYRRALSFGWARRDTLAVVVIALTVAFLVGASLLGVTLGAQTTAIAAEFETTYELAQGTDAPAGEQPPPVQFTLGTVSGAGQRVTVIGIPADAPNITVRGQRITFPTAERGTVAAATPEGDAVFSGRDGVAVQSRASHTLLPDSWYVAHPSTARELGNTESYAIRSTPTPRTPLLSALLFFVYGSAELVDVLRLAAVGGGLLVGVTVFSVVRVTVRERRPDIAVLRSTGATPRQIVSMYGLRALVLTAIGLAVGYGFGLIFVRAVVNVALAYGLPTTLNVQLTPRVLRILVPAGGLFLAVGAVSGVGAAYSATAHDPQLRPRVTNDERRSLGPLSRIRRLGRLRLLGWNTLVPTAATLTVFMCALLVLTAVAGAFGPLASGTGRTITEPGTPHPVASNVPESYADALRAQGAEASPEILLFEVYRGDPIVARGVNFSAYRSFADIELRTGSLPADRSEALIGADLARSTGLSSGETIVIGGSTAPAMTRLEITGTFSGRGIQDDQLLVSLPTARDLANRPADSVHFVRVRGLGVDSATGSTVVVTDARLTRRDGQTGVVVSVTNLGLREATRSLDVTVGETTRTTSITLSSRRTTQQFVPFDLRDSETYRLVVGDIDKQAALDDGEATGGSASARGLSIDVPDPVPVNSTPQIVVLRGGTPVPNATVSASGQTAVTNDRGAARIRFESVGETEITATSSGNRTTETVSVTRDAARRPTLSVAISPDTPSIFTRPDATVRLANPWATDLQSSVVVSAPGGERSRNVTIPAGESTEYGISLPRQPPGGYTVTVTADAESQASTTYTVRGDERLGAALASSGRYTAGSGITRAIQLVFGNIEALVLAIVTLLAVMTVGSTTAALTRAVHTAKDEIGIRRATGATPRDVFVAVFADALKIGAVASVLAFALGFGIVRWLLSIGELRVFGLALDPVLAPSIVAGALGIGVGVAIISALLAAVGTVRAAPATLLVDRNISVSEKRGDANE; encoded by the coding sequence ATGGGATATCGACGAGCACTTTCCTTCGGGTGGGCCCGGCGGGACACCTTGGCCGTCGTGGTGATCGCGTTGACGGTCGCGTTCCTCGTCGGGGCCTCGCTGCTCGGCGTCACCCTCGGCGCGCAGACGACGGCGATCGCCGCGGAGTTCGAGACCACCTACGAACTCGCGCAGGGGACTGACGCTCCGGCGGGAGAGCAACCGCCCCCGGTCCAGTTCACGCTCGGCACGGTTTCCGGCGCGGGCCAACGGGTGACGGTGATCGGCATCCCAGCGGATGCGCCGAATATCACGGTCCGCGGACAGCGGATTACGTTCCCGACAGCGGAGCGCGGAACCGTAGCGGCGGCGACGCCTGAGGGCGATGCCGTGTTTTCGGGGCGCGACGGCGTAGCCGTGCAATCGCGAGCCTCGCATACGCTGTTGCCTGATTCGTGGTACGTCGCCCACCCGAGCACGGCACGCGAACTGGGGAACACGGAGTCGTATGCGATCCGATCGACGCCGACGCCGCGGACACCGCTTCTGTCCGCGCTACTGTTCTTCGTCTATGGGTCCGCCGAGTTGGTCGACGTGCTCCGGCTGGCGGCCGTCGGCGGCGGCTTGCTGGTCGGCGTGACGGTGTTCAGCGTCGTCCGAGTCACCGTCCGGGAACGCCGCCCGGACATCGCCGTCCTGCGTTCGACGGGCGCGACGCCGCGGCAGATCGTCAGTATGTACGGGCTCCGGGCGCTCGTCCTCACGGCAATCGGACTCGCGGTCGGCTACGGGTTCGGCCTCATCTTCGTCCGTGCCGTCGTCAACGTCGCCCTCGCGTACGGCCTGCCGACGACGCTCAACGTACAGCTCACGCCGCGAGTGTTGCGGATCCTCGTCCCCGCGGGTGGCCTGTTTCTGGCCGTCGGGGCCGTCTCGGGCGTCGGGGCCGCCTATTCGGCAACGGCGCACGATCCACAGCTCCGACCGCGGGTGACGAACGACGAGCGCCGCTCGCTGGGGCCGCTGTCCCGAATCCGTCGGCTCGGACGGCTGCGGCTGTTAGGGTGGAACACGCTCGTCCCGACGGCCGCGACGCTGACAGTGTTTATGTGTGCGCTACTCGTGCTGACGGCGGTCGCAGGCGCGTTCGGACCGTTGGCGTCAGGAACTGGGCGAACGATCACCGAGCCGGGAACGCCGCATCCGGTCGCCAGCAACGTCCCGGAATCGTACGCGGACGCGCTCCGCGCGCAGGGCGCCGAGGCCAGCCCCGAGATCCTCCTGTTTGAGGTGTACCGCGGCGATCCGATCGTCGCCCGCGGCGTGAACTTCTCTGCGTATCGGTCGTTTGCGGACATCGAATTGCGGACCGGATCGTTGCCGGCCGATCGAAGCGAGGCGTTGATCGGTGCGGACCTGGCGCGGTCGACCGGACTGTCGTCCGGAGAGACGATCGTAATCGGTGGGAGCACCGCGCCCGCGATGACACGTCTGGAGATCACGGGGACGTTCTCCGGGCGCGGGATCCAAGACGATCAGTTGCTCGTCAGTCTGCCGACCGCGCGTGACCTCGCGAACCGACCGGCGGATTCGGTCCACTTCGTGCGAGTCCGCGGGCTCGGTGTCGATTCGGCGACCGGCTCGACGGTCGTCGTCACCGACGCGCGCCTCACGCGGCGGGACGGGCAGACCGGTGTCGTCGTTTCGGTGACGAATCTCGGCCTGCGAGAAGCAACGCGGAGCCTGGATGTGACCGTCGGCGAGACGACGCGGACGACGTCGATCACGCTGTCGAGTCGCCGGACGACACAGCAGTTCGTGCCGTTCGATCTCCGGGACAGCGAGACGTATCGCCTCGTCGTCGGCGACATCGACAAACAAGCCGCTCTCGACGACGGCGAGGCGACAGGGGGATCCGCGTCAGCCAGGGGGCTATCGATCGACGTTCCGGACCCAGTTCCGGTGAACAGTACGCCGCAAATCGTCGTCCTGCGGGGCGGGACTCCGGTCCCGAACGCGACCGTATCAGCCAGTGGTCAAACGGCGGTGACGAACGACCGGGGAGCGGCCCGCATCCGCTTCGAATCGGTCGGTGAGACGGAAATAACTGCGACGAGCAGCGGGAACCGCACTACAGAGACGGTCTCGGTGACGCGGGACGCCGCGCGACGTCCGACGCTGTCCGTGGCGATCTCACCTGACACGCCGAGCATCTTCACGCGACCCGATGCGACAGTTCGACTGGCGAACCCGTGGGCGACCGATCTGCAGTCGTCGGTAGTCGTCAGCGCGCCGGGCGGTGAACGGTCGCGGAACGTCACGATCCCTGCCGGCGAATCGACCGAGTACGGGATCTCGCTCCCGCGCCAACCGCCGGGGGGCTACACCGTCACGGTGACCGCGGACGCGGAGAGCCAAGCATCGACGACGTACACGGTCCGCGGCGACGAGCGGTTGGGCGCGGCGCTCGCCAGCAGCGGTCGCTACACCGCCGGCAGCGGGATCACCCGGGCGATCCAGCTCGTGTTCGGAAACATCGAAGCGCTCGTGTTGGCGATCGTGACGCTGCTCGCGGTGATGACCGTCGGTAGCACGACCGCGGCGCTCACCCGCGCCGTCCACACCGCGAAAGACGAGATCGGGATCCGGCGGGCGACGGGGGCAACCCCGCGGGACGTGTTCGTCGCCGTGTTCGCCGACGCGCTCAAAATCGGCGCCGTAGCGAGCGTTCTGGCTTTCGCCCTCGGCTTCGGCATCGTTCGCTGGCTGCTGTCGATCGGCGAACTCCGGGTGTTCGGACTGGCTCTCGATCCGGTCCTCGCGCCAAGTATCGTGGCGGGCGCGCTCGGTATCGGTGTCGGAGTCGCGATCATCAGCGCGCTGTTGGCGGCCGTCGGGACGGTCCGGGCCGCACCGGCGACGCTGCTCGTGGACAGAAATATATCGGTGTCCGAAAAACGGGGTGATGCGAATGAGTAG
- a CDS encoding ABC transporter ATP-binding protein, producing MAGPVLRGEELTVERGGTRILDSVSLSVDPDVSLLVRGASGAGKTTLFNVLGLLTTPTSGSLFVRGEDASELPERKRAVVRRDTIGFVFQDFQLIPDLSAWDNAALPQDHTGSRDEDWLGELFGALGIEDLADQYPATLSGGEKQRVAIARALANRPAVVLADEPTGQLDPNTAERVLDLLFEVKSQTDTALVLISHDRGLAHRFDETVLLRDGRLVEDSDDIDYSLPE from the coding sequence ATGGCCGGCCCAGTCCTCCGTGGCGAAGAACTCACCGTCGAACGAGGCGGGACCCGTATTCTCGATTCCGTCTCGCTGTCGGTCGATCCCGATGTCTCGTTGCTCGTCCGCGGCGCCAGCGGCGCCGGCAAAACGACGCTTTTCAACGTGCTCGGGCTCTTGACCACGCCGACGAGCGGCTCGCTGTTCGTTCGCGGCGAGGACGCGAGCGAGCTCCCAGAGCGGAAGCGTGCCGTCGTCCGCCGGGACACGATCGGCTTCGTCTTCCAGGATTTCCAGTTGATCCCGGACCTCTCGGCCTGGGACAACGCCGCGTTACCGCAGGACCACACCGGCAGCCGCGACGAGGACTGGCTCGGCGAACTCTTCGGCGCCTTGGGGATCGAAGACCTCGCGGACCAGTATCCGGCGACGCTGAGCGGCGGCGAAAAACAGCGAGTCGCCATCGCCAGGGCGTTGGCGAACCGCCCGGCGGTCGTACTGGCCGACGAGCCCACCGGCCAGCTCGATCCGAACACGGCCGAGCGCGTGCTCGATCTGCTCTTCGAGGTGAAATCACAGACCGACACGGCGCTCGTGTTGATCAGTCACGACCGAGGGCTGGCGCATCGGTTCGACGAGACGGTCCTGCTTCGGGACGGTCGGCTCGTCGAAGATAGCGACGATATCGACTACTCGCTGCCGGAATGA
- a CDS encoding DUF1616 domain-containing protein, translating into MSRDSDWRLLLPEPVRHLPADLAAVVVLAVATTVAATVPGVRETPLRIILGLPYVLFVPGYALVAALFPEAGDPPAEDDVDDASSREGIDGIERVALSFGLSIAVVPLIGLVLNFTPWGIRLVPILVSVTGITIVLTAVAARRRAQLDEVDRFRVPYRAWIAGARRELFEPESRTDAALNVLLVVSILLAVGSVGYAVAVPGQGEAFTELYLLTETESGELVADDYPTEFTQGETRSLIVGIGNHEHQTVQYTLVSQLQRVEIQNNTTLVRERNELNRYSPTVADNATWQARDTITPTMTGERLRLTYLLYKGSAPPNPTVNSSYREVHLWINVTASQ; encoded by the coding sequence ATGAGTCGGGACTCGGACTGGCGGTTACTTCTCCCAGAGCCCGTCCGGCATCTCCCCGCAGACCTGGCGGCTGTCGTCGTCCTCGCAGTGGCGACGACGGTGGCCGCGACCGTCCCGGGCGTCCGCGAGACCCCGCTTCGGATCATTCTGGGGCTCCCGTACGTCCTGTTTGTTCCCGGGTACGCGCTCGTGGCCGCGCTGTTTCCGGAAGCCGGCGACCCTCCAGCGGAGGACGACGTCGACGACGCCTCGAGCCGTGAGGGAATCGACGGGATCGAGCGCGTCGCGCTCTCCTTCGGGCTGAGTATCGCGGTCGTCCCGCTGATCGGACTCGTGTTGAACTTCACGCCGTGGGGAATTCGACTGGTGCCGATCCTGGTGTCTGTGACTGGCATCACGATCGTCCTCACGGCGGTCGCGGCCCGTCGCCGAGCCCAGTTGGACGAGGTCGACCGATTCCGGGTCCCGTATCGGGCGTGGATCGCCGGTGCGCGGCGGGAGCTATTCGAGCCGGAATCCAGGACCGATGCCGCACTCAACGTGCTCTTGGTCGTGAGTATCCTGCTCGCGGTCGGCAGCGTCGGCTATGCGGTCGCAGTCCCCGGACAGGGAGAGGCGTTCACCGAACTGTATCTCCTGACCGAGACCGAATCGGGCGAACTCGTCGCCGACGACTACCCGACCGAGTTCACGCAGGGCGAGACGCGGTCGCTGATCGTCGGCATCGGCAACCACGAACACCAGACGGTCCAGTACACGCTGGTGTCGCAACTCCAGCGGGTCGAAATCCAGAACAACACCACGCTCGTCCGGGAACGAAACGAGCTGAATCGGTACTCGCCGACCGTCGCGGACAACGCCACCTGGCAGGCTCGGGACACGATCACACCCACGATGACCGGCGAGCGCCTCCGACTCACATACCTCTTGTACAAGGGATCTGCGCCGCCGAATCCGACGGTCAACAGTTCGTATCGGGAGGTCCACCTCTGGATCAACGTCACCGCAAGCCAATGA
- a CDS encoding DUF58 domain-containing protein has translation MRPTPRFWAAVGVAGVLCLFGVALATPVLVGAAAVLVGALLGCQARFAAALGRLSDTLSVEQSLSRTRVPTDQPVVLTLRAQLAEPTALGVTVDAQLPLAVDETDESDGSLTPTADAPSHARVQFSVPTAGATTFDRPSVTAQSAYGLFTETFEQGDDARLRLDVEPRAPRRMHIGQGGERISAGFGEHSSDQRGPGLEPAEIRQYQHGDDIGRIDWKATARLNHPHIRDFEVPSARQTTLILDHRGTTAAGPAGETKLDFLREIGLAYVNSADALGDPVGLYTVGDDGATNVLPPKAGESQHRRVRSRLRTLEPTDGSSTESISTTRNLTAGRETPIIADDGTEYAATLRPYYRSTNEYTDRFSSRPLFATVRRYVDRIQGSLYAVILTDDTARAELYEAVKALRRREGAVLVFITPTVFFESALSDVESAYAEYEEFESFRKRLNKLTGVSAFEVAPQDRLAGLLRAHEARTPTPEGASDG, from the coding sequence ATGCGGCCGACACCTCGATTCTGGGCGGCGGTCGGCGTAGCCGGAGTCCTCTGTCTCTTCGGCGTCGCCTTGGCCACGCCCGTTCTCGTTGGCGCCGCTGCGGTGCTGGTCGGCGCCCTGCTCGGCTGTCAAGCCCGCTTCGCCGCAGCGCTGGGGCGCCTTTCGGACACGCTCAGCGTCGAGCAGTCCCTGTCCCGAACGCGGGTCCCGACGGACCAGCCCGTCGTGTTGACCCTCCGAGCCCAGCTCGCAGAGCCCACAGCGTTGGGGGTGACCGTCGACGCGCAGCTCCCGCTCGCCGTCGACGAGACCGACGAGTCGGACGGTTCGCTCACGCCCACAGCGGACGCCCCATCGCACGCCCGCGTGCAGTTCTCGGTCCCCACCGCCGGGGCTACGACGTTCGATCGTCCGTCCGTCACCGCCCAGTCCGCCTACGGCCTCTTCACGGAAACGTTCGAACAGGGCGACGACGCTCGGCTCCGACTCGACGTCGAACCCCGCGCCCCGCGGCGGATGCACATCGGACAGGGCGGCGAACGGATCTCGGCCGGATTCGGCGAGCACAGTTCGGACCAGCGCGGTCCCGGACTGGAGCCCGCGGAGATCCGCCAGTACCAACACGGCGACGACATCGGACGGATCGACTGGAAGGCGACCGCGCGACTGAACCACCCGCATATTCGCGACTTCGAGGTCCCGTCGGCCAGACAGACGACGCTCATTCTGGACCACCGCGGAACAACTGCCGCGGGACCGGCCGGCGAGACGAAACTCGACTTCCTCAGGGAAATCGGGCTGGCGTACGTCAACAGCGCCGACGCACTCGGGGATCCGGTGGGACTCTACACCGTCGGCGACGACGGCGCGACGAACGTCCTCCCGCCGAAAGCCGGCGAGTCCCAGCACCGCCGCGTCCGCTCCCGGCTCAGGACTCTCGAACCTACGGACGGATCGTCCACAGAATCGATATCCACCACCAGGAATCTCACTGCCGGTCGCGAGACACCGATCATCGCAGACGACGGAACGGAGTACGCCGCGACCCTGCGGCCGTACTACCGCTCGACGAACGAGTACACGGACCGATTCAGTTCGCGTCCCCTCTTTGCGACCGTCAGGCGGTACGTCGACCGCATCCAGGGATCGCTGTACGCGGTCATTCTGACCGACGACACCGCGAGGGCCGAACTGTACGAGGCGGTCAAAGCCCTGCGTCGGCGCGAGGGCGCCGTGCTCGTTTTCATCACGCCGACGGTGTTCTTCGAGTCGGCGCTATCGGACGTCGAATCGGCGTATGCCGAGTACGAGGAGTTCGAGTCGTTCCGGAAGCGCCTGAACAAACTCACTGGCGTTTCCGCGTTCGAGGTCGCACCGCAGGACCGGCTCGCGGGCCTCCTGCGCGCACACGAGGCACGAACCCCGACTCCGGAGGGCGCGTCCGATGGCTAG
- a CDS encoding DUF4350 domain-containing protein, protein MADATTRHARYAVVGLAILVILSVGVGFATSTAPFSAYNAAWDGSTNLEEIAADSDTELTVATTVESAYEGSESHLAIVLSPDRSYTAAERSRIREYVIDGGTLLVADDFGGHATGLLRGVGARSRFDGRLLRDERRYYRTPNITLATATNNSTLLSPGETLTLNHGTALSPNGTTVLATSSEFSYLDTNRNYALDEDETLESRPVVTRESIGEGTVLVVSDPSLFINAMSERDGNRRFIRAVLQRHDQVAVDASHTDRVPPLFAWLLWMRSTPPAQVVFGVIALLGIGLATTHRHLIESRLGGDEPTIAIDHEAIVAYISAEHPEWDDADVNRMIAGVIPDQHKKDDDD, encoded by the coding sequence ATGGCGGACGCCACGACTCGCCACGCGAGATACGCGGTCGTTGGTTTGGCGATACTCGTTATCCTCTCGGTTGGCGTAGGATTCGCTACGAGCACGGCCCCGTTCAGTGCGTACAATGCGGCTTGGGACGGATCTACGAACCTCGAAGAGATCGCCGCCGACAGTGATACCGAGTTGACTGTAGCGACGACCGTCGAGTCGGCCTACGAAGGTTCCGAAAGCCATCTCGCGATCGTACTCTCGCCGGACAGATCATATACTGCCGCTGAGCGATCGCGTATTCGAGAGTACGTAATCGACGGAGGGACGCTGTTGGTCGCGGACGACTTCGGCGGTCACGCCACGGGATTGTTACGAGGCGTCGGTGCTCGGAGTCGATTCGACGGCCGGCTGTTGCGTGACGAACGCCGATACTACCGCACGCCGAACATCACGCTAGCGACTGCCACGAACAACTCGACACTGCTGTCGCCGGGAGAAACGCTCACGCTCAATCACGGGACAGCACTCAGTCCGAACGGGACCACAGTCCTCGCGACCAGTTCCGAGTTTTCGTACCTCGATACGAACCGTAACTACGCGCTTGACGAGGACGAAACACTCGAGTCGCGACCGGTGGTGACCCGCGAATCGATCGGAGAGGGCACGGTGCTCGTGGTCAGCGACCCGTCGCTGTTCATCAACGCGATGTCCGAACGTGACGGGAACCGGCGGTTCATCCGGGCGGTACTACAACGCCACGATCAGGTGGCTGTCGACGCGAGCCACACGGATCGCGTACCACCGCTGTTCGCGTGGCTGCTCTGGATGCGATCGACGCCCCCCGCACAAGTCGTCTTCGGAGTGATCGCCCTCCTCGGGATCGGCTTGGCAACGACACATCGGCACCTGATCGAGTCACGGCTAGGCGGTGACGAGCCGACAATCGCGATCGACCACGAGGCTATCGTGGCCTACATCAGCGCTGAACACCCCGAGTGGGACGACGCAGACGTCAACCGGATGATAGCAGGAGTTATCCCTGACCAACATAAAAAGGACGACGATGACTGA